The Trueperaceae bacterium DNA segment AGAGCCGGCCCAGACAGCCTCTCGCGCACTGCCGCCGTCGCTGCCCCGAGCGCGCCCAGGTACAGGACAACGACGAGGCCGAAGCCCAGCGCGGCCACCGCCCAGAAGGGCGAGAGCAGCAGCGATCCGGCCAGGGCGGCGACGAACGCCGCCGGCAGCAACTGACGCCAGCGTGCCGACCAGCGGTGCCTGCGGATCGTCTCGACCCGCCACCAGCCGTACTCGAAGTACTGCTTCCAGAGTCCGGCGAAGCTACCCCTGGGCGTGTAGCAAGACCTGATCCGCGGATCGAGGTAGATCTTGCCGCCCGCGGCTCGGATCCGCACGTTCATCTCGTAGTCCTGGTTCCGCACCATGCTCTCGTCGAAGAGGCCGGCGCGCTCGAAGATCTCGCGGCGGAACGCCCCCATGTAGACCGTGTCCACATAACCGCTCTCGCCCTCGAGGTGGAAGCGGGCGTCGCCGACCCCGATCGGATGCTGCAGGGCAACCGCTACCGCCCGCCCGAACTCGGTCTCGCCACGCGGTCTCATCGGTCCACCCACGTTGTCGGCAGCCGACTCGCGCAGGGCCCGCACGCACGAAGAGACGTAATCGCGCTCCGGCACCGTGTGCCCGTCCATCCTCACGATCACCTCGCCGCGCGCGGCGGAGATGCCGATATTTAGGGCGACCGGCACTATCCTCCCGGGATTGTTCAACAGTCGCAGCCTGTCGCTCCCGACCTCGCGTTGGATCTCCCGCACAAGCGCTGGCGTGGCGTCGTCGGACTCCCCGTCGACGACTACGACCTCGTAACGCTCAGCCGGATAGTCCTGCTCGAGAAGGCGTGTCAGGCAGGCCCTGATGTGCCGCTCCTCGTTCCTTATCGGCAAGACGATCGAAACGAACGGCAGCCGCTCGACTGCCACCTCGACTCTCGTCTCGGCGTGATTCTGCCCATCGAACCCAGTACTGTTCACTAGCCCCCCAAGATCGATTTCGTGTAGTCGATGCCCCCGCTAAGCAAGCACTCTAAGCAGCGCCGTACTGCGCAGCCGCGAAAGGATCACAGTGGCACACGCATTTTCCGGTGTCGCCCCGGTCCCCAACAGCAGTTCGGCCGACCATCTCACTGCTGCCCTCGTCGCCGGCTCGCAGCCAGCTGCCTCGAGAAGTAGTCGATGTAGCCGGGGACCACAACTTGTCCAGAGAAGTCGCGGCTCCGAGCCACGAGGCACTGCTCGTCGATCGGCGAGTCGAGAGCGCGGACCATAGCTGCCGCCAGGAGGTCGGGCTCGCCCACCGGCACCAGTTCACCGTACCGGCCGCCTTCCAGCACCTCCGCAGGGCCGGAACGGCAGTCCGTCGAGACTACCGGGCAGCCGCAAGCGAGCGCCTGGATGAGTGCGCCAGGCAACCCTTCCCACTGCGACGAGAGGACGAAGAGGTCCGCCCGGGCGAGGTAGGCGAACGGGTTCTCGACGAATCCCGGCAGCTCCACTTCGGCCGCCAGGCCCAGCGAGCCGGCCAACCGCTCGAGCCGCTCCCGCTCCTCGCCCTCGCCGAGGATCAGCAGCCTCGCCTCGCGGGACTCGCGGACCCGCGCGAACGCCCGGATGAGGGTGGCGAAATCCTTCTGGACGTGCAGCCGTCCCATGCCCAGGATCACCGGCGGTTGGCCTGGCTCGAGCCAGGGGTGATCCGCTGGCCGGTTGGCGAGGGTGAGGATGTCCTCGGTCACCACCGGGTTGTGGAGCACTTCGAGCTTCTCCCGCGGGAGACGGAAATGCCTGGCCAGGTCATCGGCAACTCCCTGCGATACGGCGACGATGCCGTCGGCGAAGCGGTAGCCCAGCCTGGCGAGCTCGTCGCTAAGCAGGTCCTTGGGCCGGGCGAGGCTACGGATCCGCTTCGAAGGCGTGTTGGCTTCGCGGATGATCACCGGGATCCTCCTCCCCGACAGCCGTCGTGCGGCGAGCGCCACCAGGCTGGCATGGTGGAGGGTGGAGATGAGCAGGTCCGGTCGTTCGTTCCGGAGGTAGCCGGCCAGGTAGGGGAGGGCGCGCGACACACCTCCGGTAGGGCTCACCTCCCTGATATCGATCTCCTTCGAGACGCTCTCCAGGTAGGGGCCGGCCGCCTTCGCGAGGAGCAGGTCGACTCGGATGCCCTGGGCCGAGAGGCCGTTGGCGAGGTGGACCATCATCCGCTCGGCGCCCCCGCCGCTCAGATCCGCCATGAAGATAGCGATCCTGGTAGGCCGAGGAGTCGGCGGGCCGCTACCCTCACTCTCCATCCGACTCCGCTCCCTCGGCGATTGGCCTCGAACCTCCGTGCTCCTCCCGGTGACAGACGAAACCCACCACCGCCAGGAACAGCCAGGTGAGCCGGTCGGTGTACGAAACCCGGGCGAGGTCGAGCATCAGGAGCATGAGGACGAAGGCGAGTATCAGCCAGGAGCGTCCCGAGCCGCGCCTCCGAACGAGGCTGGCGGCCCGCCAGAACAGGTTGGCGTGGATGGAGTAGTAGAGGATCAGCCCGATCAGGCCGAGGTTCGCCAGCACCTCGGTGAAGTTGTTGTGCGAGTAGACCTGGAGCGGGTTCATCCAGCGGTACTGATCGACGCCGTGCCCCCAGACCGGCGAGGTGCTCCACGCGTCGAGTGCGTCGGTGAGCAGGTTCTCGCGCTTCTCCGCGCTGCTGTCCTGGCCCGCCAGCGCCTCGTCTATCCGTTTGTAGACGGTGAGGTTCTCGATCGGCTCCAGTACCGCCTCACGGTTCTCGATGAGGAGGAGGATCGAGGCCGGCAGGAGGAGCAAGACCGCCCCGGCGACGATCGTGGAGCGTTTGATGCCCACGGTCAGCCAGCGGGAGAGCAGGAGCAGGTAGGTGAACCAGACGAACACCATCTTGCGACTGCCGCTGGTGACCGTCGCGATCACCAGCAGCGTCAGGGCGAACGCCCCGGCGAGCCAGTGCCTCCCCCAGACCATCAACATCAGGAAAGCGGTCAGAGAAAGCTGGATTGCCAGCTCGTTGGCGTTCCCCACCAGGCCCTCCACCCGAACTCCACTGCCCGTCCAGAACTGGAAGAGGGCTATCGCGGCCTGGACGGCGGCTCCGGCTGCGGCACAACCGGCCAGCCACACCAGGGAGAGCCCGTTGAACAGCGCGATCCAGATGAGGGTCGCGCCCAGGACGTCCACGAGGATGGAGACCGAGCGGACCGTCGCCGGCATCGGATGAGCCGACCAGAGCACGCTGGCGAAGGTGAACAGGAAGAAGATCCAGAAGAGCCAGGGGAGCGGGTCGGCGTTGAGGGTGATCGATCCCTGCTTCGCCTTCCACAGGAGGGTGAGGAGCATTACCCCTTCGGAGAGGTGCACCACACGAGACAGGCCCGGCTGCGACTGGGCGAGCAGGACCGCCAGGACGTAGAGGCCGGCCGATCCCACGAGGATGAGGTCGGGCAGGCCCAGCCTGGCGCCGGCGCGCTCGGCGGAGCTTCCGACTAGCGCGCTAATGTGCTACCACCTCTGGCGCTTCCACCTTGGAGATGGTGAAGCGGTGCTTGCCGCTCACCGTGGTCTCGATCTCGTCGGTGAACTCCACCTCTACCCGGCAGCCCTCTCCCATCACCAGTCGAACCTGTTGACGCAGAGATCCGACCTCCTCCTCCAGCTCCGCGCCAGCCGGCGCCCGGGGTCCGGGCTTGATCCGGATGACCACCAGATCCAACTCCTCCTGGACGACCTGGAACATCTCGACCCAGTCACGTTCGTAGAAGAGGTGGGTGAAGAACTCACCGAAGACCTGAGTGCCGTCTCGAGTGAAGAACGTGTCGCTCACGCGCCCGCTGATCCGGGCCAGCGTGGGCCAGGCGATAGCCCCGGGATCGTCCCTGCGGGACCAGGAGCCCATGTCTCCGATGCGGTAGCGCAGCAGCGGCATCGCGAAGTTGGTGAGTGGGGTGACCACTATCTCGCCGGTCTCTCCCGGTTCGGCCACGGTGCCGTCGGGCCGGACGATCTCGACGTAGTGCGATGGCGCCGAGACGACCGGGCCGCTGCTGCCGGGCGTTTCGCAGGCGACCACGCCTACCTCGCGCGAGCCGTAGCGGTCGTATACCCTGGTTCCGAACACCTCTTCGATGGCGGCTCTCATGGGGGCGTGAAGGGTGCTGGCAGAGGTGAAGATCGTCTTCGGAGTGAAAAGCTCGAGCCCCTCCTGGCGCGCGAAGCGGGCGATCCTGAAGATGCTCTCGGCGTAGGCGACGATGAGGCTGGGCCGGAAGGCGTTGATCTCCTCGACGTACGCCCTCATCGTCGCGGGGGTCATCCGGAAGGTGTTCAGGAAGCGCTTGTTCCGCACGCGCTGACCGGCGCGGGACCAGAGGCTGCGCCGCGCGCCCATGATGTCCCTCTCGGAGCCCCACAGTTCTATGACCCGTTCTCCCAGGCGGTAGCCCGCCCGCTCCTCGAAGAAGAGCTTCACGGCGTTGTTCCAGTCCTGATAGTCGGCGTCCTGGATGAGCTTCACCGGCTCCCCGGTCGAGCCGCCCGACTGGTTGATCCTGGTGCGGCGACGATCGCAGTCGTCCGAGCACAGCTCGTCCCAGTTCGAGCGGATCGTGGGCTTGTCCAGTAGCGGCAGGTCCGTGAACCTCTCGACGTTCACCTTGCCCCCGACCACCGCCCCGTAGCGCTCCAGCAGCCTACGGTAGTAGGGCACGTGAGCATGAGCGAACGCGAGGAGTCGCTCGAGGCGTTCGCGTTGCAGCGACGCGACCTCGGTGGCATCGAGAGCGGCCCACCTGCGCATGAGCGCCAGATGCTCCAAGGCCGAACCAGCGGCTGCCAACCTGAGGCGCCACAGGTTGCCCAGCACCAGTTCCTGGGCGCTCATCACCGAAGACTCCTGTAGAGCTCCACCAGCCGGTCGTTGAGCTTCGCGCTGTCGTACTCTGCCACGACCTTGGCGCGGCCTGCGCGGCCCATCGACGGCCACAGCTCCGGCCTATCCACCAGCTCGCGCAGGCGCCGGTGGAGCTGTTCCGGACTGCGCTCCTCTACCAGGAAGCCGGACACGCCGTCCTCCACCAGCTCGGGTATGCCGCTGTGACGAGTGGAGAGCACCGGCAGGCCGCTCGCCATCGCCTCCTTGACGACGTTGGGTATCCCCTCCTGGTCGCCGTCGCTGGCCGTGACGCTGGGCGCGACGAGGAGGTGGGCCCGTGCGAGCTGGGCAACCACGCCGGCAGAGTTCTGCGCTCCCAGCCAGGTGACCTGCGGGGCGATACCCGCTTCCTCTGCCTGCCGCCTGGCCGACTCCTCGAGCTCGCCTTCGCCAACCACCGTAAGCCTGATCCTGCGGCCGCTCGCGATCGTCCTGGCGACCGCCTCTATGGCGTCGGTCAGGCCTTTCTTCTCGGTGAGCCTGCCTATGAAGAGCACCCGCGTCTCCTCCTCCGGCGCTCGCGAGCGGACGGCGAACGGGAACCGCTCGGTCTCGATGCCCGAGTGGAGCACGCAGGTCCTTTCCGCGGGGGCCCCCGCGGCGATGAGCTTCTGCCTGAAGTACTCGCTCACCGGCAGGAGCAGCTCGGCCGCGCCGAACAGTTCATCGTAGATCCGCGGGTTCTTCTCCAGCGCGCTGGAGAGGTCCGCCCCCCGGAACGAGACGACCAGCGGCGCCCTAAGCGCTCCCGACCTCTTGAGCGGCAGCAGTGCCGGACCCAGCTTGCCGAACTGGGCGTGCACCACGTCGTAGTCGGAATGCCGCAGGAACGAAAGCGTCGTGTAGAGCTGCGACAGGTTGAGCGCCTTCGACCCGTGCCGACGGAAGTCGAGGGCGTCGAGCACCGCGGGTCGCCAGGCGTACGGTCTCAGCAGCTGGCCGGCGGCGAGCGAGACGCGCCTGGCCCAGCTACCGGGGATGACGAAGTGCTTCAGTCGAGCCTCGAGGTCGTACCTGTACAGCTCGCCGTGATTCCTCTCGAACGGCTTGAGCGACCGGGCGAAGATGTCGAGCTGGTGGCCCCGGTCGAGGAGGCCGTTGATCTGATTGAGGATGAACGTGTTGGAGATGCGCGGAAAGACGTCCACGAAGAACGCGATCCGCAGCGCTGCGGTCGGCGGGGCTCGCCGCCGATCCGCTTCGGTTGGGCCCACGCCCGCCAGTCCCATTGAAGAAGTCGACCCCCCGCTTCGTCGAGATAGCGCCGCCATCCGTAGCGGCAACATCAGTGAACCAACGCTATCGCGGAGGGGTTCAGGAGGTTGTGACCCCCGCACCCGCCGGCCTGGACCCGCTCCGAGTGTGAGGCCTGCGAGGGGCGTTCCTACCGCCACGTATAAGTTGTAGGCGTGCAGCCCTACTTCTCCGTCGTCATCCCCACCTATCGCCGACCGGAACTCCTCCGCGAGGCTGTAGGGAGTGTTCTGCGGCAGGAGTTCAGCGACTTCGAGCTGCTCGTGGTCGATGACGACCCGGAGGGCTCCGGCCGGAACGCTCTGAGCGGCATCGGAGATGCCAGGCTCCGCTATCTGCGGAACGATCGCGGTCGTGGCGGCAGCGGCACTCGCAACGCGGGGATCTTCCGCGCCAACGGCAAGTGGACCGCGTTCCTCGATGACGACGACGTCTGGCGGCCGCACAAGCTGGCCGCCCAGCACCGGCTCATCGAGGGCGGAGGCGAGGACCTCGTGCTCGTCTACGCCGGCAGCGCGATCTTCGACTTCGATCGGCAGGAGATAGTCTCCCGGCGCGGGTGCGACAAGCGGGGGAGGATCGCGGCTGACCTCCTCTACCGGAACTACGTGGGTGGACTATCCACGGTCGCGATCAGAACGGACGTCCTGAAGGCGGCCGGCGGCTTCGATGAACGGTTCCCTGCGCTCCAGGACGCCGAGCTCTATGTCCGGATCGCCGAGCAGGGCGTCGTCGATTACGTCGACGACGTACTCGTGTGGATCCGCAAGACGAACGGCGACAGGATCACCCGCAACCCGGCCTCGAAGCTGCGGGGCAGCGAACTGTTCGAGGAGAAGTACCGCGACCGCATCGCCAAGGTGCCGCGACTCAGGCACAGGGCGGCCGCCCGGATCTTCGCCTTCGCTGCAGCCTCCGGGAAGTGGGGACCGATGCTCCGGGCGGCGCCCTGGACGGCCGCCGGCCTCGTCATCGACAGGAAGAGCCTCAGGAACATCGGTTACCGCATCGCCAAGTTCGCCTCCGGACGCGCCCGCGGCAAACGCGACCGCAGCGGCCTCCAGCGCTGAGGCCGGTCCCGATGACCGTCCTGGCTGCTGGTTGCGGCGAGGCAGAGGAGCTCCTCTCGCGACTCGGCTACCGCCTGCTCGACTGCAGGCCCCTCGAGTGGAAGCGGGTTCAGACGACGCCCCTGATGATCGTCGATACCGATCGCGGCACGTTCGTGCTCAAGCTCCGCACTCCGCCGGCGAACCTCCGGTCGCGGGTCGTGGCCGCGGTCGCCGACCTCGAGCTCTCGACGCAGGCGGCGGTCTACTCCTCGCTGTGCCGCCAGCAGTTCGACTACCTCCGCTTCCCCGCCCTCATCGACACCGACGGCCGCAACTACCTGCTGCTCGAGCATGTGGATACGCGCCCCCACGGCGAGCACGACCTGCCCGGCGGTCAGCTGCTCGAGAGCCTGCTGGAGTTCCAGCTCTCAGACATGCGACTGGACCGAAGCGGTCCGCATACGCTCCTAGCTCGAACTCGCGAGCCGTTCGCGCTGCTGATGAGGAGGCTCCTCACCGGGATCAGGAAACAGTTGGGCTGGCCCATCGCCCGATCGGCACTCGAGGTCGCCTTCGCCTGCCGCTCCGCGCAACCGCCGCTAGAGCGCACGGTCGTGTGTCACAACGACTTCCACCACAACAACCTGCTGCTCGACGTCCAGGGGCGCGTCTACTTCAGCGATTTCGAAGCGGTTACGCTCGAGGACCGCTGGGTGCTCGCCGACATCGTCCACTACGCCGTGGGCACCCAGACGTTCCGCATCGACTGCGACGTCATCGGGGATTATGCCGAGCTGTTTGCGGGGCGCACCGGGCTCGCCCTCGACCTCACGGCTCAGCTGCGCGTGGGTCTCCTCGCCCGGCTGAGCAAACTGGTGCTCTCCTCGGTACCGCCGGCGGAGGCGGTCGCGAGGTACCGCCGCTTCCTGACCGAGGTGCTGCTCGACGACGCCTCATTCGGCGAGTGGATGGGAGGCAACTTCGGGGCGCGGTAGAGGATCGGGGCGCCCGTCGCGACTCGAAATGTCGGGTGTCCAGGGGGAACCGCCGGCTGGGCTGGCCAGTTCGGCCCGAGCCTTAGTTACTGACGGTTCCCTTGGGTGATTGGCGTAACGACCGCAACATCCTGCCCACGTAGCTGCGGGCTTCGTTGCGGTTCCTCCGCAGGCTGTGGCTCACCGGTGAGTACGACCGCTCGAATCGATCGTAGATCGTGAGGTAGGTGCGCCAGCGGAGCACCGGGGAGTCGATCCCGCGGGCGATCCGGTAGCACTTCTGGCACAGGTAGGGGAGGCCGTTGCGGCGCAGCTCCTCGGCCCTGTCGGGCATCAGTTCACACAGCAGGCCGAGGAGGAAGAGCGAATCCTCGGTCCAGTCGAGCGCCGAGGCGCTCGAGCCTTTGTTCTCGCCGTGACGGCGGAAGCTCGCGAGCGGGGCCTCCACGTCGACGGTGCCGTAGCGAGCCGCCAGGTTGGCGAAGGCGACGACGTCCTGATAGAGCCCTTTGGGGCTGTCGAATCCGCCGTGCTGGCGCAGTCTCTCGGTGTTGAAGAGGGTGCTGCAGAGGTAGAGGGCGGTTCCCTTCGCGAACCAGGTGAGGAAGACATCGGCGGCCGTCATCCCCTGGCAGTTGTTCGGCTTGACGCTCTTCACCCCGCCCTCGTCGTCGATCACCCTGGTTCCGGTCCGGATCGCGCCTACTTCCGTCCTGTTCGCGACAGCTCGCATGCACGTTTCGACGAAGTCGGCGTCGATCCGGTCGTCGTCGTGGAGGAGGAGGAAGTACCGTCCCCGCGCCTGCTCGAGGCAGAAGTTGAAGTTCTCGTTGGCGCCGATGTTGCGAGCGTGGCGGAAGTAGCGGAGCCGGTCGCTGGCCCGGGCCCGGACGAGCTCGGGCGTGCGGTCGGTGGAGCAGTTGTCCGACACCACTATCTCGCAGTTCGGGTAGGTCTGGGCCAGGGCGCTGTCGAG contains these protein-coding regions:
- a CDS encoding glycosyltransferase family 2 protein; translation: MNSTGFDGQNHAETRVEVAVERLPFVSIVLPIRNEERHIRACLTRLLEQDYPAERYEVVVVDGESDDATPALVREIQREVGSDRLRLLNNPGRIVPVALNIGISAARGEVIVRMDGHTVPERDYVSSCVRALRESAADNVGGPMRPRGETEFGRAVAVALQHPIGVGDARFHLEGESGYVDTVYMGAFRREIFERAGLFDESMVRNQDYEMNVRIRAAGGKIYLDPRIRSCYTPRGSFAGLWKQYFEYGWWRVETIRRHRWSARWRQLLPAAFVAALAGSLLLSPFWAVAALGFGLVVVLYLGALGAATAAVRERLSGPALLRLPGAFVAMHIGYGCGFLLNVVSGGRFPFRAKAPAVPRLESNLQEAAPRPVSA
- a CDS encoding glycosyltransferase, producing MESEGSGPPTPRPTRIAIFMADLSGGGAERMMVHLANGLSAQGIRVDLLLAKAAGPYLESVSKEIDIREVSPTGGVSRALPYLAGYLRNERPDLLISTLHHASLVALAARRLSGRRIPVIIREANTPSKRIRSLARPKDLLSDELARLGYRFADGIVAVSQGVADDLARHFRLPREKLEVLHNPVVTEDILTLANRPADHPWLEPGQPPVILGMGRLHVQKDFATLIRAFARVRESREARLLILGEGEERERLERLAGSLGLAAEVELPGFVENPFAYLARADLFVLSSQWEGLPGALIQALACGCPVVSTDCRSGPAEVLEGGRYGELVPVGEPDLLAAAMVRALDSPIDEQCLVARSRDFSGQVVVPGYIDYFSRQLAASRRRGQQ
- a CDS encoding O-antigen ligase family protein, encoding MGSAGLYVLAVLLAQSQPGLSRVVHLSEGVMLLTLLWKAKQGSITLNADPLPWLFWIFFLFTFASVLWSAHPMPATVRSVSILVDVLGATLIWIALFNGLSLVWLAGCAAAGAAVQAAIALFQFWTGSGVRVEGLVGNANELAIQLSLTAFLMLMVWGRHWLAGAFALTLLVIATVTSGSRKMVFVWFTYLLLLSRWLTVGIKRSTIVAGAVLLLLPASILLLIENREAVLEPIENLTVYKRIDEALAGQDSSAEKRENLLTDALDAWSTSPVWGHGVDQYRWMNPLQVYSHNNFTEVLANLGLIGLILYYSIHANLFWRAASLVRRRGSGRSWLILAFVLMLLMLDLARVSYTDRLTWLFLAVVGFVCHREEHGGSRPIAEGAESDGE
- a CDS encoding glycosyltransferase → MGLAGVGPTEADRRRAPPTAALRIAFFVDVFPRISNTFILNQINGLLDRGHQLDIFARSLKPFERNHGELYRYDLEARLKHFVIPGSWARRVSLAAGQLLRPYAWRPAVLDALDFRRHGSKALNLSQLYTTLSFLRHSDYDVVHAQFGKLGPALLPLKRSGALRAPLVVSFRGADLSSALEKNPRIYDELFGAAELLLPVSEYFRQKLIAAGAPAERTCVLHSGIETERFPFAVRSRAPEEETRVLFIGRLTEKKGLTDAIEAVARTIASGRRIRLTVVGEGELEESARRQAEEAGIAPQVTWLGAQNSAGVVAQLARAHLLVAPSVTASDGDQEGIPNVVKEAMASGLPVLSTRHSGIPELVEDGVSGFLVEERSPEQLHRRLRELVDRPELWPSMGRAGRAKVVAEYDSAKLNDRLVELYRSLR
- a CDS encoding glycosyltransferase family 2 protein — its product is MQPYFSVVIPTYRRPELLREAVGSVLRQEFSDFELLVVDDDPEGSGRNALSGIGDARLRYLRNDRGRGGSGTRNAGIFRANGKWTAFLDDDDVWRPHKLAAQHRLIEGGGEDLVLVYAGSAIFDFDRQEIVSRRGCDKRGRIAADLLYRNYVGGLSTVAIRTDVLKAAGGFDERFPALQDAELYVRIAEQGVVDYVDDVLVWIRKTNGDRITRNPASKLRGSELFEEKYRDRIAKVPRLRHRAAARIFAFAAASGKWGPMLRAAPWTAAGLVIDRKSLRNIGYRIAKFASGRARGKRDRSGLQR
- a CDS encoding phosphotransferase, with product MTVLAAGCGEAEELLSRLGYRLLDCRPLEWKRVQTTPLMIVDTDRGTFVLKLRTPPANLRSRVVAAVADLELSTQAAVYSSLCRQQFDYLRFPALIDTDGRNYLLLEHVDTRPHGEHDLPGGQLLESLLEFQLSDMRLDRSGPHTLLARTREPFALLMRRLLTGIRKQLGWPIARSALEVAFACRSAQPPLERTVVCHNDFHHNNLLLDVQGRVYFSDFEAVTLEDRWVLADIVHYAVGTQTFRIDCDVIGDYAELFAGRTGLALDLTAQLRVGLLARLSKLVLSSVPPAEAVARYRRFLTEVLLDDASFGEWMGGNFGAR
- a CDS encoding glycosyltransferase, whose amino-acid sequence is MNDQPLVTIGMPTYNRAGGYLRQALDSALAQTYPNCEIVVSDNCSTDRTPELVRARASDRLRYFRHARNIGANENFNFCLEQARGRYFLLLHDDDRIDADFVETCMRAVANRTEVGAIRTGTRVIDDEGGVKSVKPNNCQGMTAADVFLTWFAKGTALYLCSTLFNTERLRQHGGFDSPKGLYQDVVAFANLAARYGTVDVEAPLASFRRHGENKGSSASALDWTEDSLFLLGLLCELMPDRAEELRRNGLPYLCQKCYRIARGIDSPVLRWRTYLTIYDRFERSYSPVSHSLRRNRNEARSYVGRMLRSLRQSPKGTVSN